Proteins encoded together in one Anticarsia gemmatalis isolate Benzon Research Colony breed Stoneville strain chromosome 1, ilAntGemm2 primary, whole genome shotgun sequence window:
- the LOC142973802 gene encoding uncharacterized protein LOC142973802, translating to MLIGTKFIIFWVGLLASSSGSDTEDVTLGFSAADGAFYTEDAVILNAHVERVRRDVSNSTRSGKQLLLLRLREQAEQGFGTACETTLGKKGTCKTFRDCYPLFKVADLSGWDGWVMGHYDTCSYVNGDNMEVFGVCCTQPVGTPPQTEPDVQRLGHIQPAFPVPIPPASIPGLTGGLVSTLSRWYGGDANVRQIPAQWPPPIPPVPTHPPDHTAPTHPPSLVAGVTTKPPSHYPTTSTTWATRPPSTTKQTWPPAFPTKPSVPAQPAQPAVDGSCGIKNGPQTYESTYDIQDEERIVGGHNAELNEWPWIVALFNAGRQFCGGSLMDDRHVLSAAHCVAHMTSWDVARLTARLGDYNIRSNTETQHIERKIKRVVRHRGFDMRTLYNDVAVLTLDQPVTFTKNIRPICMPVAGRSQYQGKVATVIGWGSLRESGPQPSVLQEVSIPIWSNQECKLKYGGAAPGGIVEHMLCAGKASMDSCSGDSGGPLMVNENGRWTQVGIVSWGIGCGKGQYPGVYTRVTYFLPWIQKNSK from the exons CCCACGTCGAGAGAGTGAGGCGTGATGTATCGAACAGCACTCGTAGTGGAAAACAACTACTGCTACTGAGACTCCGTGAG caaGCAGAACAAGGATTCGGTACTGCTTGTGAAACGACTCTTGGCAAGAAAGGAACATGCAAGACTTTCCGCGACTGCTACCCGCTGTTCAAAGTAGCCGACCTCTCCGGCTGGGATGGATGGGTGATGGGACACTATGACACTTGCAGCTATGTCAATGGAGACAATATGGAG GTGTTTGGAGTATGCTGCACGCAACCTGTGGGTACTCCGCCTCAAACCGAGCCTGACGTACAACGTCTAGGTCACATACAGCCAGCCTTCCCCGTGCCTATACCGCCAGCATCCATCCCTGG GCTCACAGGAGGTTTGGTATCTACGCTCTCGCGTTGGTACGGTGGAGATGCCAACGTTCGTCAGATCCCAGCGCAGTGGCCACCACCGATCCCGCCTGTACCGACTCATCCTCCCGACCACACTGCACCTACACACCCTCCTTCTTTGG ttGCAGGTGTAACAACGAAACCGCCCAGCCATTATCCCACTACCTCCACAACTTGGGCTACAAGGCCTCCGAGCACCACCAAGCAG ACATGGCCGCCAGCGTTCCCTACAAAGCCGAGCGTACCTGCGCAACCTGCTCAGCCGGCTGTGGACGGCTCGTGCGGCATCAAGAATGGACCTCAG ACCTACGAAAGCACTTACGACATTCAAGACGAGGAGCGTATCGTGGGCGGACACAACGCTGAGCTGAACGAGTGGCCGTGGATCGTGGCTCTGTTCAACGCTGGAAGGCAGTTCTGTGGGGGCTCTCTCATGGATGACAGACACGTACTTTCTGCAGCACATTGTGTGGCTCA CATGACATCATGGGACGTAGCGCGCTTGACTGCAAGATTAGGAGACTACAACATCCGATCGAATACGGAAACCCAACATATTGAAAGGAAAATCAAAAGAGTAGTAAGGCACAGAGGTTTTGATATGCGTACTCTG TACAACGATGTCGCCGTTTTAACTCTTGACCAGCCTGTAACATTCACCAAAAACATTCGTCCTATCTGCATGCCGGTCGCTGGACGTTCTCAATACCAAGGCAAAGTGGCCACTGTCATCGGATGGGGAAGCTTGCGCGAGA GTGGACCTCAACCTTCCGTTCTCCAAGAAGTGTCGATCCCAATCTGGTCCAACCAAGAATGTAAGCTGAAATATGGAGGTGCTGCCCCCGGTGGCATTGTCGAACATATGCTTTGCGCTGGTAAAGCTAGCATGGACTCTTGCAGT GGTGACAGCGGTGGACCATTGATGGTGAACGAGAACGGCCGCTGGACTCAAGTCGGCATAGTGTCGTGGGGTATCGGATGCGGCAAAGGCCAATACCCTGGCGTTTACACACGCGTCACCTATTTCCTTCCTTGGATACAGAAGAACTCCAAGTAA